The sequence AGCAAACCAATAGCCAGCAACGAAACCGAAGAGAAGCGCAAACAGAACCGGCGAGTAGAATTCACGATTCTCAAGCTGTGAGAACTGGGATTTTGCGCTAGTTTTGCCGCAATGTTCACCCCATCATCGCGTACAACGCTAGTTTTACTGAGTGCCCTGCTTATACTGGCATTGGCACTTCGTTTATACCGTGTCGGTACATACGGTATTTATTTCGACGAAAAATCGACGCTGCTCATTAGCCAGGGCGTTTGCCTTGAAGGCTTCAATCAGAAGGATGTTTTCAGCAAAACGTATTTCACTCCGGCCGAATTCTGGAAACCGAAGACTTTCAATGACTTCATCGAAGCCAACATCCGGGGCGATATTGGCAATAGCCCTGCCTATTATGGTGTGCTCTGGCTCTGGATGGAAGTGTTTGGGTTGAGTGATACTTCCCTGAGAATGCCTTCCGTCATCTTCAGCACCCTGATCGTCTGGCTTCTCTTTGTGTTTGTCCGACGGCACTTCCGGTCGGACTCACTGGCGCTTATTAGTGCCGGCATTGCAGCCATTGAGCCGTTTTTTGTTGCCTACAGCCACATTGCCCGTAACTATTCCATGACGTTTTTCCTGACGTTACTGGGTACTCACCTGTTCCTGCTGATCATGGAGCGGGTACGTTCGAGCCCCCCAGCTGGCAGCAAAACGCCATCGTTATCCGTCCTCTATCTTGCTTACGGACTGGTATTCGTAACATCGGTTCTATCCCATTATTTAACCGTGACGGTCTTTCTCTGCCACGGCCTATACGCACTTTTATATCTGCGCAATTCACGAGCCTGGATAACATTGGGGCTAACCAGCGCGATTGGATTAGGCCTGGTTTCACTTTGGTTTATTTACGGTGGCGGAAAATACACATTCTTCACCCTGAACTATCAGGCCAGTTTCTACAAGAACATTGCCCTCACGAATCCGTATAAATCTGGCTTCGGGATTATTCTGCCCGCTACGATTCCTAACATTGCCGTTCGGGCTGTACCTATTTTTTCCGATCTGTTTATCATTACCAATGGCATGGTTGCCGTTCTGGTCAGTATTCGAAATTCGATACTGGCGCTAGGGTTAGGAGCGGTTTCAACGGTTATTATTCACCGGTACATAACGGTATCGAAGCCGCCGGTCTGGGTATATGCTGTGGTTCCGTTCCTGTTTCTGGTGGGCCTTCCATTCTATTCCGTCGAACCGCTTCGCCTGCTCGTACTGTCAGCTGTTGTGCCGTTCGTATACTTAATTGGCCGGTATGTTGTAGATCGTACGAATGCCGACCAGAAACGGCTGGTTGTGATTTTACTGCTGCTGGCTTTTGTGCCTACCTTATTTCTGTTGTTTATGGCCTGGCGATCAGGGCATACGTTCGGTATTACGCAGCGTTACTCTGGATTTTCGTTCCCTTACGTTTGTATTCTGATAGCGATGGGCCTGCGCCAGCTAGTCACGCTCCGTTGGTGGTTTAGCCTGCCGATTGCCATTGCGTTGCTCATCCAGACAGGCAATATCGTTCAGCTTCTGGTCGATATTTACGCCGACGAAGCGCCTAAATACACGTATTTTGACAAAGCCCGTATTCCTAATCCTTATTGGTCATCGGCTCAAAAACTAAAAGAGTTGTATACACCAGGCGATACGATTCTGTATCCGAATAAAAAAAGGCAGATTTTTTCCGAGAAAATGGATCGAACGTACTCGCCCGTAGCCTTGTTAGATGCCCAGTTGGTAAACGTTTATTTACCTAAGGATGCCTCCTATATCCAACGCATCGATCCGAACGATCGTGACCGTATAGTATTAGTTAAGGGGCGTTCTGGCGAAAAAATTACTATTTTTGACTTCAAAGGTTCTACCTATCGCTACGGCGAGTAGGCAAATACCTGAATCAACCGACTACGACATTGACAACAGAAGCCACCGACTTTCAAACGCTTCAGGGCCAGCTTCGGCTAAAAATTCTGAGTCTTTACAACCAGGCTCACGCAGGTCATATTGGCTGTTCATTGAGCTGTGTAGACCTGATGATTGCCGCATTAATCATGCGTAAACGCCAACAGGACTCGTTTCTGCTTTCGAAAGGCCATGCCGCAGCCTCGCTTTATGCCTGTCTGAACCACCTCGGCGAGATTTCCGACGAGGTTCTGGCAACTTATTACAAAAACGGGACAACGCTCCCTGCTCACCCGGCTCCTAATAAACACGATGGAATTCCGTTCGCAACAGGCTCGCTTGGTCACGGTTTGCCCATTGGGTCGGGCATTGCTCAGGCAAGTAAGTTACTCGGTGAAGATTCGCGGGTGTATGTGCTGATGTCTGATGGTGAAACCAACGAAGGCACAACCTGGGAAGCCGCCCATTTCGCCGTTCAGCGTGGCCTGGATAATCTGGTGGTGCTGATTGACAAAAACGGTTTGCAGGGATTCGACCAAACGGCCAATGTGCTGGGTGATACCGCCGATATCCGTACCTGGGCTGCCATGGGATTTGACACGGTTGAAGTAGATGGTCATGATGTGCAGGCAATCCTGACAACCATCGATCAACTGACCGCTGTTTCAAATGGTAAACCCAAAGTTGTGATTGCCAAAACAGTAAAAGGCAAAGGCGTATCTTACATGGAAAACCGGCTCGAATGGCATTATCTACCCATGACACCTGCTCAGTATGAACAGGCTCATGCAGAAGTTACTGAGCGGTATTTGTCCGTTCAGGTAGCCTGAAGTAGTGGCCGGTTCCGTTGCCGTTGGCTATAAAACTGCGTTTCAATACAACACATCCACCCTTTTGCCGTAATATTGCGGCCTGAATGAATCAGTCTGCCCCCATTTTGCTACCAGAAAAAATCGCCCGACTGCAGGGCCCTATCGTTGTTTTCGGAGCCAGTGGCTTCATTGGCGCGAATCTGTTTGAACAGTTATTCCGCGTACGTAAAGATGTTTTCGCACTTACACACGACGCAACAAAAGCCTGGAGGCTAAAACTGCTCGATGTCCCGGCCGAAAATATTGTTCACTGCGACATTCTGTCAAATACCTCCGTACAGGACGTCTTTGGAAAAATCAAACCCAAAACGATCTTTAATCTGGCGGCTTATGGCGCTTACAGTAAACAGAAAAATGTAGGACTGACGTACGAAACCAATGTATTGGGTACGGTAAATATTCTGGAAAACTGCTCGGCCGACATGGTTTATATCCATGCCGGAAGTAGTTCAGAGTATGGATTTAACTGCACGGCTCCCAAAGAAACTGATCCAGTAGAACCTAACAGCCATTATGCCGTTTCGAAAGTATCAGCGGCTTATACGCTCGAATATTACGCCAAAGTTCACAATCTTAACACCCTTAACTTACGGCTTTACTCGATCTATGGTGGCTGGGAAGAGCCCGACCGGCTCATTCCGCGACTGATCGAAGAAGTTCGCCAGGGCAAATTACCTCCGCTGGTTTCGCCCGATATTAGCCGCGATTTCGTGTATGTAGACGACTGCGTCGACGCTTTTGTTCAAGCTGCATTGCAGGTCAATAAGGCCATAAGCGGTCGGTCGTATAACATTGCTACGGGTCAGAAAACGACCATGCGGGAGCTTGTCGATGAAGCCCGGCAAACCTTTAGCCTTAAGCTGGAACCAGTTTGGGGCAGTATGAACAACCGCAACTGGGATCTTGCTGACTGGTATGGCGATCCAACAGCGGCTGAGACTGATCTTGGCTGGAAAGCATCCACTTCGCTTAGCGACGGTTTGCGTCAAACTGCCGACTGGCAGATTTCGCATGACTACGAAAGTCGGGTAATTCCGGCCTTCAACACACCAACGCTCAATCCGGTCATCTCGCCGATTATTGCCTGTTATAAAGATGCGCAGGCCATTCCGTTTATGTATGAACGGCTGGTTAAAACCTTCAATGAAATGAAGGTGCGCTACGAAATTATTTTCGTCAACGATAATTCACCCGACAACACCGACGAAGTACTGGATGTAATTTGTGCCAAAGATCCGAACGTAATTGCCATTAAGCACTCGCGTAATTTTGGGTCGCAATCGGCCTTCCTGAGTGGAATGGAAATTGCTACCGGCGACTCGGTGGTGCTCATGGATGGTGATTTACAGGACCCACCCGAAGTCATTCCGAAGTTTTACGAAAAATGGCAGCAGGGCTTCGACGTGGTTTATGGCGTTCGAGTGCAACGCGAAATGGCTCCTCACGTTCATTTCTTCTACAAGCAGTTTTACCGTTTGTTCCGCAAAACGGCCTATATCAATATTCCGGTTGATGCAGGCGACTTTTCGATGATCGATCGGAAGGTAGTTCGTGAGCTGGTCAATTTGCCCGAAACCGAACAGTTTCTGCGCGGATTACGGGCCTGGGTGGGTTTCAAACAAACCGGCGTTGATTATGTAAGGCCCGAGCGCATGTTTGGCGTCTCGACCAACAACTGGACGAAGAACATCTGGTGGGCAAAAAAAGCCATTTTCTCGTTCAGTTTTGCTCCACTGGAGTTAATGACCTACGCCGGATTTGTACTGACGGGACTTTCAGTTCTGGGTATTCTGTGGCAGATATTGGCTAAATTCGTATTTTTCCCTGAAACCCCGGCGGGCATATCGACCGTTATCATTCTGGTTATGTTCTTCGGCGGGATCAATCTGCTGGGCATTTCGTTTCTGGGTGAATACATCAGCAAGATTTTTGAGGAAACGAAAAAACGACCGAAGTTCATTCGTACAATGGTTCGTAAGGGCCAGCGGGTCTACAAAACGGCGGCTGAAATCAGTACGCTGGTTGAGCAACGGAAAAGTAAGTAAATTTGTGTAAGCAACATTACTGATATGACATTACTCAATCGCATAACAATTGATCCCACTATCTGTCATGGAAAGCCATGCATCAGGGGAATGCGATGGCCCGTGGAAGTAGTTCTTGATCTTCTGGGCTCAGGAATGACTATTGATAACATTCTTGAGGATCACCCTGAGCTGGAACGTGATGATATCATTGCTGCTCTGAATTATGCCCGAATTCTTTTATCAGGTCAGATACCAGCTGCTGCTTAATGAAGTTTATCTGTGACGTTCACATATCCATTCGCCTATCTAAGTATCTGGCAACCTATGGAACCGAATCAGTTCACGTCAATCAGGTGCCAAAGGGTTCTTCTACGCCTGATGGAGAGATTTGCCAGTTGGCCGATCAGAATAATTACATTGTTATTACTAAGGATACTGACTTCAGAAACTCTTTTCTCTTGAAAAGGACACATCGTAAGTTAATCAGAGTCTGTTTAGGTAATATTTCGAATGATCGGTTAATCACATTGTTCGAGAACCAATTAGCATTGATTAAGCAATTGGATCAGGAGGATTCATTCTACATGGAAATCAATCCCGATACAACACTGCTTTACTAAGCAACTAATGTCCGCTGTTATTTTATAGTATGCGAAACGAATTCTCAGCCGCTGTCGAGCGTATTGCGCGTGACGACGAAAAAGTGGTTTTTATTACCGGCGATTTAGGCTATAATGCCCTGGAAAACGTTGTAGAAGCCTTAGGCCCCCGTTTTATTAACGCAGGTGTTGCTGAGCAAAATATGATCGGCGTAGCAGCCGGAATGGCTTACAAAGGCTATAAAGTGTTTTGTTATAGTATTGCCCCATTTGCCGTTTATCGATGCCTGGAGCAATTTCGCAATGATGTCTGCCTGCACAACATGCCCGTTTTTATTGTCGGGAATGGGGGCGGGTATGGTTATGGCATCATGGGCAGCACCCATCACGCGATAGAAGATCTGGCGTGTCTGAGCAGTCTACAGAACGTAAATACATACATTCCAGCCTTCGCTGACGAGGTTGCTCCGATGCTTGATCAGATTATTGCGGAAAGCCGACCGGCCTATCTACGTCTGGGTGCAGGTCCTAAAACCCCCGATGGAGCTGAAAAACTCGGCACCTTCAAACACATCGTACATAGCAAAGCTTCCATTGGAAATGTAGTTGCGCTAGGCCCGATTGCCGCCAATGTACTGACAGCCTTGCAGGATGAGTTGCTGGTGGGTCAGTTTGACGTCTATACGGCTACCAACCTGCCACTCGATCTGCCTTCAGGCCTCGCGCATCGCTGGGCCGGAAAACCATTGCTGGTCGTTGAAGAACATGTCTCCATTGGCGGACTGGCCCAACAGCTTTCGGTTAAATTACTGACCGACGGAGCAGCACCAAGTCATTTTGTAAGTTTGTCAGCCCAGGGCTATCCGAATGGGCTTTATGGGGATCAAAAATACCATCAGCAATTGTCGGGCCTTGATCCAGCCAATATTGCCCGGCAGTTGGCTTCGTTTACGAATTAAACTAATTTACAGTAGTCGGTTTAGGATGCTGCATCTTAGAACGAACCGGATGAAGTACGCCTAAAATCAAAATCCCGTTGCCAACCTTACAATACAACCCGAAAACCCGCCTGACATCGGCCCCACCACGGTCGGTCGGCCGGTTATTGGGTAGTGTGGGTGTGGCAATTCCAGTTATTTTATTCCTGGCTGTCTGGAGTTATTACGCCGTTAACGTGCCCAAATGGGACGACCACGCTCTCCGGGCATTCCTGTATTATTTCGATCAGGAAACAACTATTTCGGGTAAGCTATACCAGCTTTTTCGGCAGCATAACGAGCATCGGATTGTCGTTGACCGCTTCGTGGCCCTGCTCGACTATCAGGTATTTGGAAAGCTGAATTTCCGGCATCTGATGGCCATTGGAAATTTGAGTTTAGTAGGCTTGCTGGTCGTATTTATCGGCGTTCTGCGTCGCGAAAGTCTCTCTGTTTTGTATGCCATTCCTGTTGCCTTACTGATTTTCAACCTCTCTCACTGGGAAAATATGTTCTGGGGGATGGCAGCCCTGCAGAACTTCTCTGTCGTGCTTTGGGTTGTGCTGGCATTTTATGGAATTACATACGGCAATCGTTGGGGATGGGCAATAGCCTCAGCCATTCTGGCTACGCTCACTAGTGGCAATGGCTTACTGGTCTGGCCAATTGGGCTGGTTTTGCTGTTACTTCGCACCAGCGAACCAGCGGACTTTAAATCCAGAAATTATCCAAAGAAAAGAGCATTCTTACCGGTAGCCATCTGGGTTTTCAGTGCCTTGCTTGTACTTGGACTTTATTTCGCCGATTATGAAAAACCAGAAGGCAATCCTCCATTACGCGGTTCAACCGTCGATTTAATTAAGGGCTGGCTGGCATTCATCGGTGCTGCTGCCGAAGCATTACCCGTTAAATCGGCCCTTAGCGCCAGTATCTTGCTGGGTGCTTTAATGGTCATTTCAACATTCGGGATTATGGGTTGGCAGTTGTTGACCCATCGTCTGGCAATCAGTCGGACAATCCGAGGACTGTTCAGTTCACGACCTGCTATTTCCGGGGCTGGGATACCAGCCGGTGCACTGTTTTTTTGGGGGAGTGCGCTTTTCATATTAGGAACAGCAGCCGTAGTTGCCTGGACCCGAACCGGCTTTGGACTCGACCTGATCATCACAAGCCGCTATAAAATCTATTCGTTAACGTTATTGGCGCTTTTGTACGTCTATATCGCCGTTGCCATAAATCAGCGGGTTCGGAATTGGGTTTTATTTGGTGGATTAGCCGGAAGTTTTCTGTTTAACTGGTTTGCCTACCTTACTTTTCTGGACGATTCGATCTGGTTTCGGCACTGGCAAACGACGAACCAGTTTAACTGGACTTATACCACGAATCGCCCAACTCCAGCACTCGATCCTGTTACTCAGCACTATAGCGATCCGGCACGCGCGTTTTACGATCCAATCCTGAAAACCCTGTTTAACTCCGTACAGGCGCCGATTATACCGTTAACGATCACCAAAGCTCCGTATGGGTACGCTGTTCAGACTAGTACCACCGAAGCAACAGGTTTACCTTCAGATCAGACATTCGGGCGCGATGCAGGCAGTTATCTGCTGGTTCGGTCACCCAAACGATCGTATTTATTTCCGGCCTGGCAGAACCAACGGTCGCTTCTTAAGGCGCGTTTTTTACCCGGCAATCTCTTTACGCCCGGATTTAAAGCCGATGTCTGGCAAAGTGCGCTGGAAGCCGGTACTTATCAATTATTTGTCGTAACCATTTCGACCAGCAATCAGTGTAAGGTGTATCCAACCAATCAGCTTATCACATCAGCCGGTCAGCCGAAGGATATTAAGAAGAACTGGTAACTGGACCAATAGACTTCTACTCTATCTTCAGTCACCTAATGACCACATTTACCCAATTACCAACGTCATGCAAACAAATGCGCCAATGACCGCTACCGCTGCCCGACCGGCCCTGAATCACCTTCGGCAATTAGATGGCGTGCGGTTTCTGGCTGTCGCACTGGTACTGTTCGATCACTGGATGGCCGGGCGCATCGAGTTACCGCTCGGTGCTTTGGGTGTCACGATTTTCTTTGTGCTGAGTGGCTTCCTGATTACGCGAATTCTACTGTCGAGTAAGGATAAATTGAAAGATAAAC comes from Spirosoma aureum and encodes:
- a CDS encoding transketolase — encoded protein: MTTEATDFQTLQGQLRLKILSLYNQAHAGHIGCSLSCVDLMIAALIMRKRQQDSFLLSKGHAAASLYACLNHLGEISDEVLATYYKNGTTLPAHPAPNKHDGIPFATGSLGHGLPIGSGIAQASKLLGEDSRVYVLMSDGETNEGTTWEAAHFAVQRGLDNLVVLIDKNGLQGFDQTANVLGDTADIRTWAAMGFDTVEVDGHDVQAILTTIDQLTAVSNGKPKVVIAKTVKGKGVSYMENRLEWHYLPMTPAQYEQAHAEVTERYLSVQVA
- a CDS encoding DUF5615 family PIN-like protein; its protein translation is MKFICDVHISIRLSKYLATYGTESVHVNQVPKGSSTPDGEICQLADQNNYIVITKDTDFRNSFLLKRTHRKLIRVCLGNISNDRLITLFENQLALIKQLDQEDSFYMEINPDTTLLY
- a CDS encoding NAD-dependent epimerase/dehydratase family protein encodes the protein MNQSAPILLPEKIARLQGPIVVFGASGFIGANLFEQLFRVRKDVFALTHDATKAWRLKLLDVPAENIVHCDILSNTSVQDVFGKIKPKTIFNLAAYGAYSKQKNVGLTYETNVLGTVNILENCSADMVYIHAGSSSEYGFNCTAPKETDPVEPNSHYAVSKVSAAYTLEYYAKVHNLNTLNLRLYSIYGGWEEPDRLIPRLIEEVRQGKLPPLVSPDISRDFVYVDDCVDAFVQAALQVNKAISGRSYNIATGQKTTMRELVDEARQTFSLKLEPVWGSMNNRNWDLADWYGDPTAAETDLGWKASTSLSDGLRQTADWQISHDYESRVIPAFNTPTLNPVISPIIACYKDAQAIPFMYERLVKTFNEMKVRYEIIFVNDNSPDNTDEVLDVICAKDPNVIAIKHSRNFGSQSAFLSGMEIATGDSVVLMDGDLQDPPEVIPKFYEKWQQGFDVVYGVRVQREMAPHVHFFYKQFYRLFRKTAYINIPVDAGDFSMIDRKVVRELVNLPETEQFLRGLRAWVGFKQTGVDYVRPERMFGVSTNNWTKNIWWAKKAIFSFSFAPLELMTYAGFVLTGLSVLGILWQILAKFVFFPETPAGISTVIILVMFFGGINLLGISFLGEYISKIFEETKKRPKFIRTMVRKGQRVYKTAAEISTLVEQRKSK
- a CDS encoding transketolase family protein, whose amino-acid sequence is MRNEFSAAVERIARDDEKVVFITGDLGYNALENVVEALGPRFINAGVAEQNMIGVAAGMAYKGYKVFCYSIAPFAVYRCLEQFRNDVCLHNMPVFIVGNGGGYGYGIMGSTHHAIEDLACLSSLQNVNTYIPAFADEVAPMLDQIIAESRPAYLRLGAGPKTPDGAEKLGTFKHIVHSKASIGNVVALGPIAANVLTALQDELLVGQFDVYTATNLPLDLPSGLAHRWAGKPLLVVEEHVSIGGLAQQLSVKLLTDGAAPSHFVSLSAQGYPNGLYGDQKYHQQLSGLDPANIARQLASFTN
- a CDS encoding DUF433 domain-containing protein; the encoded protein is MTLLNRITIDPTICHGKPCIRGMRWPVEVVLDLLGSGMTIDNILEDHPELERDDIIAALNYARILLSGQIPAAA
- a CDS encoding glycosyltransferase family 39 protein, producing MFTPSSRTTLVLLSALLILALALRLYRVGTYGIYFDEKSTLLISQGVCLEGFNQKDVFSKTYFTPAEFWKPKTFNDFIEANIRGDIGNSPAYYGVLWLWMEVFGLSDTSLRMPSVIFSTLIVWLLFVFVRRHFRSDSLALISAGIAAIEPFFVAYSHIARNYSMTFFLTLLGTHLFLLIMERVRSSPPAGSKTPSLSVLYLAYGLVFVTSVLSHYLTVTVFLCHGLYALLYLRNSRAWITLGLTSAIGLGLVSLWFIYGGGKYTFFTLNYQASFYKNIALTNPYKSGFGIILPATIPNIAVRAVPIFSDLFIITNGMVAVLVSIRNSILALGLGAVSTVIIHRYITVSKPPVWVYAVVPFLFLVGLPFYSVEPLRLLVLSAVVPFVYLIGRYVVDRTNADQKRLVVILLLLAFVPTLFLLFMAWRSGHTFGITQRYSGFSFPYVCILIAMGLRQLVTLRWWFSLPIAIALLIQTGNIVQLLVDIYADEAPKYTYFDKARIPNPYWSSAQKLKELYTPGDTILYPNKKRQIFSEKMDRTYSPVALLDAQLVNVYLPKDASYIQRIDPNDRDRIVLVKGRSGEKITIFDFKGSTYRYGE
- a CDS encoding glucosyltransferase domain-containing protein; translation: MPTLQYNPKTRLTSAPPRSVGRLLGSVGVAIPVILFLAVWSYYAVNVPKWDDHALRAFLYYFDQETTISGKLYQLFRQHNEHRIVVDRFVALLDYQVFGKLNFRHLMAIGNLSLVGLLVVFIGVLRRESLSVLYAIPVALLIFNLSHWENMFWGMAALQNFSVVLWVVLAFYGITYGNRWGWAIASAILATLTSGNGLLVWPIGLVLLLLRTSEPADFKSRNYPKKRAFLPVAIWVFSALLVLGLYFADYEKPEGNPPLRGSTVDLIKGWLAFIGAAAEALPVKSALSASILLGALMVISTFGIMGWQLLTHRLAISRTIRGLFSSRPAISGAGIPAGALFFWGSALFILGTAAVVAWTRTGFGLDLIITSRYKIYSLTLLALLYVYIAVAINQRVRNWVLFGGLAGSFLFNWFAYLTFLDDSIWFRHWQTTNQFNWTYTTNRPTPALDPVTQHYSDPARAFYDPILKTLFNSVQAPIIPLTITKAPYGYAVQTSTTEATGLPSDQTFGRDAGSYLLVRSPKRSYLFPAWQNQRSLLKARFLPGNLFTPGFKADVWQSALEAGTYQLFVVTISTSNQCKVYPTNQLITSAGQPKDIKKNW